The Lasioglossum baleicum chromosome 5, iyLasBale1, whole genome shotgun sequence genome segment AATGACCATGGCAATGAAAACTATTAGCGTAGCAGTAGACAAAATCAATTCGAACGATTTACCCGATATTTATAGTTACATGGGATATACTTTCTGCGGTGTTACATGCGTATTTGGTCCGTGGATATCGTTCAAGGATTACATTTCGATACGGCACATGAATCATCaggtattaaacattttttctgttTGCAGAAGATTTCTCTCTTATAATCAACGAGAATGCGTAACTCCCTTTTCTAATTCTAGGATAAATGGTGGATGCTGTACGCGGCTCAATGTATGTTTTTATCCTTTTTGTTTTTAACTATGTCGAACTGTTGGACACAATGGATAGTAATGGACAGCTCTTGGAAGTAAGTAAAATTTCTTGTGTTTCAAActataatgaatagactgcagatctttatgcaaaataagaattgcctgcatcgattgtaagaagtagaaactaaattgaatgttatttcttcccttcatgatttgaatagagaagaaataatatattgtcatcttcaatttttaaaattttttaacaattttcaacttcatccactcaattttcctatacatTATTATAGAAATATATCAAATTTGATATTATTTCAGGTGGCTATTAGCTTACAGAGATGCGCTGTCTTTTCGAACGTCTCATTATTTCATTTCGTATGTAGCATCCACGGTATTGTTAATAGGAGGATTTCCATATACTCTAGCTACTTTGGTAAAACCATTGAAAGTAGAATTCCCACGATCGCTCGTACAAGTAGTTATTTGTTGGAATGTACCCATGCATTTCTGGTTGAAGACATGTATGTAATCATATCCGATGTTCTTGAGGCACGCTACCATTTTTCTCCATACAATTTAACATATTTCGTAATAATAAACTgttgatataaatttttagaTATATTCCGCCCCAGTATTAGATACTTAGGAAAATTTGGAGCTGTAACCATGACGTATTTAACAAGCGCTCTACTACACGGATTAAATTTCCAATTGGCAGCAGTTTTACTTAGTCTTGGATTTTACACGTACGTAGAATTCCAGCTAAGATCTATGCTTGCAAATATTTTCGACGCGTGTATAGCGTCCAAGCAATGTGCTAAAACGAAATGTACACATACGTGCAACAGTCAGAATTCTTGGTGGGTCTTTCTAACAAACCTGATGTTTTCTGGTCTATCGGTTTTCCATTTAGCGTATTTAGGTCTTATGTTTGATACATCCGAATTACAAGAGACAGGGTATAGTTACATTCATACTATTGACAAATGGTCACAACTTGGATTTGCTAGCCATTGGGTAATTTTTGCTACGTACATGGTATACTTTTTAATTAGGTAACTAACTTAGGTACGTAACTAAACTGTATTCGAAATCTCAATTATCTTTAAACAACTCGATCGTATATAGCTAGTTCTGCTAAACGAACGAATTATTagcattttaatatttcaagtcATACAAGTAACTTATCATATTCATCCTTTTGATACATTTTTATAccacttgcaatcaatagatCATGATAAAGGTAGAGAaaagtgtgtatgtgtgtgtgtatttgtgCGTCGCGTGTATGTATGTGTTAcaagaaaatattagtagaatTCTAAAAGTAAGTAAAATACATAGTTTTTATTAGATTATAAGGTATATTTGCATTTGCATGTGTGTAAAAAACATACATATTATAatcgaattattatttaattgctATAAGAAGTCTTATGCATTATAGTTGTTAAATAATACTTCATTATACaacattttatataaataatattaaactgTATTTTgctaaattttaatgtaatcaTAACAACGAATAAAGTTATtttttcaatcaaaatcaatgcttttcaactgaaataaaacaccATGTTTGTGCATGTAACATAGTACGTAtattactgtgcaaaagaaagaagtacccggccatatttaatagaaaagcgtaaaaaatagtttaaaaTAGAATTAAGGGGGAAGGATAGTAAGGTATATTTGCATTTGCATGTATGTAAAAAACATACATATTATAatcgatttattatttaattgctATAAGAAGTCTTATGTATTATATAGTTGTCAAATAATACTTcattatacaatattttatataaataatattaaactgTATTTTgctaaattttaatgtaatcaTAACAACGAATAAAGTTATtttttcaatcaaaatcaatgcttttcaactgaaataaaacgcCATGTTTGTGCATGTAACATATAGtacgcatatatatatatatacacagctGTACAAACTTTTGTCCGCAAccgtatatatatattcaatatatagatacatacatataaaaaattataaatctaGAAAGAAGAGTAATTTTGAATGACTCGTCTAGATATATTTTTCttcataaaatatatgaaaaaatgcatgtgagattttattgcatattttaaGGCAAAATTGTAATGTCACATATGGTTTTTATACTTTACGCGTTATCATCTTTGATAAATTAGTATGTCATGAATACATTCAGCTTCGTAAAGATAAAATCTCTTGAATATAAGCATTTTACAAGAATCAAATTAATAATGCTCATATATATTACGCTTTTCccaacaatattcaattttctgaaTGATAATAACTAAATCTTTCGATTGATTTTGACTGTACAATTTACCAATGTTGCACGTCATTTACtatacaatttaaattaaatcatATGTTAGTAAACAGTCGGTTCATAATTGATTTTATcagagttctctctctctctctctctctctctctctcaattaAAACATGTATATTTACTTTCTCCATAATTTTCGGTATTTATACCTAAtttgcatatatatataattttatattattaaaatatctttGTTCTTAAACATTAATGACACTtcttttataaaaaatgcattaatttgttaaaatattaattaacctTTATATAATCTTATATTagattaatatgtatatatatttatacacatatttatatataaatgtacCACAGATATACATACACAGAGCGATACATTGTGCTATAATTGAGTTTCTGCAATTTAGGATGCTgtctaaaaaaagaaagaatatcAAGCTTCAAAGGAATAGTATCAATAATAAAAGATATTATTTACTATAGTTTTCTATGTATAGAGGAATGAATACAAAGAAATTGTATCAGGAACTTCTCAAAAATGAACTTCCTAttcaatgtatatgtatacctatACTCTTATACAATAAATCCATAAATCCattgttttcttcttttaaatACATGTATCGTATTGTATGTCGTGTATAGTGTATGTATTTACTTTTACGTGgtctatatacaatatacagcaCATATATAGAAGCATTTATATTTCTGTGAACAATCGTTTCGCGTTAACTAAAATATTACAATCATATTTATACGTTGTACCTTAATTACTAGTGTGTGTATccgttaatttaattacatattCTACaccgataaaaattaataaaacagtAGCTGTACATGATTCGCATTGTACGTTATATTATCGCATCGTACATCATCATATTCCAATGTCTTTCCACTGACTTTCATAATTAACATCGTTATAAAGTTTGTACAATTATCCTCAAGTATTTCAGAGTCattgatatatttttttaatagtaCTTTTTTGTAAGCAAAATCTTATCTAAACGATCACTTCGATATATGTACATTGCATAATTTTCCGACATACAATTAGAGAATAACATTTCATAGTGAAGTATAAGTACTGTACGGTGGTAGTGCGAAATAAGTTCTccagatttctcaattttcatatAATGTTTGAGATTATAAAGATAAATAACGATAACATAAGTGAGAAACGTGACAAAATGCATAAATTAAACTCGCTAGGTGTTGTTTCGTTCGTAGAAATAGATGCTACAACTGGGGATAATTACAAAGCAGTGCATTTTCTAAAACGGTATGTAAGTACGTATAAATGTGaaacaggtaaatatttataatagtaaCAGCTTATCCTCTTACATTAATAATTACATTGACAATTGCATTTCGAATATTGAAAATGTTCATATTCTTTTCACAGAGTACGCGGCGATGCTACAAAAAGTATAAACTGTGACTTTTAACTGTATCTTCAGATTATGTATATGTACCTGCATGACAAAATAAAATCAAACGGTAAGCAAACTGAAAATCAATCAAATTTTAGTTACGAAAGATGAATAAAACATcccaaagaactttcgatacagATTTATCTAAATCGCAAAAAGTTAAATCTTTGTGTAAATGCATGTAGAATATTATAATTGTTACTTTTCAATCACAACGTTATGATATGTTTTATGTCGAAGTTATTCTACGTTAGTACttagaaatacataaaaaaCTATGGCATTTTTCGCAGCTGTATCAATGAACAGACATCCGAAGACACAGTTAAAGATGCTACACACGATAGCACAACCGATTTCAGTTTTCTATTACATTTATAGCATTTTTGGCGGGTGAATTCATTATCGGTACATAATGAACGTACATTCTTATTTCCATaagaatttcattatgaatacatATAGACTAATTAGCAGCCTAAAAAATTCTTTCGAATCTATATCTCATTGTGAACTGTTGTTTCAATTTgagatttaaaataatatatacacaCTACTGTGCAGAAGAAAAAAGCACTCGAccttatttaatagaaaagcataaaagatcaaataagaacacagtaagttttgaaaaaggatttcgctgtttaattgaatagttctgagaatatgtgttattgcagattatctaatacttttaatgcaataaatcaattattgtacaatacaatttctacataaagatactgtttgttatatcttataattatactgggtgcttctttcgtttgcacagtagtgtatacagggtgagtcacctaacgttatcacctcaaataaaTGAGGCTCATACGGCTTTTCATGTCGttctttttagagatatgaatgttaccttcattttttaaaatggaaccacccttttttaaacatctacgaattcagtgactataattgctcaaggtcattcaaggtcacggatagaagaaacgtataaaactaaaatatggaagcagaatacgtttatcaccagtgaaacctgtagTAAACATGCTAAGATCCTTCAATGCTATGGAATGTTCTCAAACATCCTCTAGCCGATGACGCTGCGATTTGTTCACTAACAGTATGTTCCCAAATGCGATTCCGCCTATGCCTTACTCAATGATTGAAAGGTGTGATATTATAACAGTTCACTGTCAATGTAGACAAAATGCATTGCAGGGCGATTGCTTTATGAAGAAAGGTATCCTGAGCGAAACACTTCTAGGCTGACTTTTACTAATATCTACAAGTTATTTAGAAATATTGGAAGTGTAGATGTAAGAAAGCGTAAACGCGAAAGAATCCCATGACTACTGAagacaatgaaattaatattatagcAGCTATAGCTGTCAATCCACATGTGAGTACGAGGAAAATTGCACAAGAAGCAAGCATGAATCAAAGTAGCGTAATACGAGTTCTAGCCCGACATAAATTTCATCCGTCTCATATATCGCTACATCGGGAATTCGTCAGGTTttttctgtctgtgaccttgaatgaccttgagtaattatagtcactgaattcgtaatgaaagggactatcattgtggatgtttaaaaaagggtggttccatttaaaaaaatgaaggtgaccttgatatctctaaaaaaattgacataaaaacaaaaattttttggtgtCGTATGAGCCCTATttgaccattcaactttgtcctcaagacatttagtgtatctttgaaaacaacaaagatatttgaggtgaaaacgttaggtgactcaccctgtatatatatatatatatatatatattctttttcCGATTCAATAGATAAATGAAGAAGAGATGTGTACGTGtagatattaaacattttaaacgAAAACAAATAAAGTGTGTTAATCACACATAGCTATAAGTAATAATGCACATTGGGATTTAAGTTTCTACTTGCTGTATCCTTTGTTTCTTTATGAAACAGCGAAAATATTGCATGTTTACAAACACATAATCCGACATCGTTGATATCTAATTTCACAAACGTCGTAAgacagaagaaaaaaaaatgacttaaaaagaatatttttacaagACAATATGCAGTATTTACAGGTACGATCATAGTTCTCATTCTATTCGTAGGTAAATAGAAATTCTTACAAAGTTTCTGTCGGACACGATGAAAGCAAAAGTGAAGGACGAACAAGTGTAATTAAACATCTTATCATTTAAAGATATTCTTATATAGTATCGTTTTTGCTTTTCTTCTGGCCAGCAGAGATATGATCGAATAAAGTGAAACTGATTGAAATCGTGTTGATCTTATGTATCGTAGCAATGTATCGTAGGACATGGAAGAGTTGTTTTGAAATAGCTGCGTGCCGTGGCTGTGTACACAGATGGTACAGAAATAATTACGAAGAAACTTATAACCCAAAATACAAATGTAAAAATGAAGTAACACTACCTTGACGAAGTTATAAAGTCTATTGCGTGTCTATTTGATTTTCGTTGATTATGATAAAAGCACGGGCAAGCAAGAATAGTTGTTTCGAGTTGAAGATCGGAGATCAGTGGGATGGTCTACTGAATAATTGGATTTAAGCGATGAGATCTTCGGCGCTGGTGAGATGCTCGAATTACTGGATTGTCCTCTCCAACGCCACTGAGAATATCGGTTAGTCATCTGATAAATGCAGTTTTATAACTTTTGCTTGTGCGCGCACTGCAAATCACAGAAATAAAAGGGAGCACTTTGTTAGCCACCTCAGGAGCTACTTCATCCCTAAGCTCTAAATGTAGCTTACACAGCTGACAGGCCTGGACAGTAATCCAATCTAATAAAAaaggtatttttatttttatagcgcATCTAATTTTCTATAATACGTAATACGCAcgaaattaatttagtttaaatgctatttacatttataaaattcataaataaaGTTAATTTCTCTATTcttagtatattattatcattattaatactACTATtgctattactattattattattattattattatttgtccaGGCCTAATGTTATCTTATAAAGAATCTAATTACATGCCTTAAATGAAAGTTTCTTAGTGCATGCTACATGCATGTTGATATTAGCGATCAGTCACGTTTTATAATTTTTGGTACTGCTTCGTATCCttttatatacataaatatatatatacagggtgagtcatctAACGTTTCCACCTCACATATCttcgttgttttcaaagatacatgaggacaaagttgaatggtaaaatggggctcgcacgataccaaacaaatttttgtttttgtcttttttagagatatcaagaggtcaccttcatttttctaAATAGAACCACCCTTTTTTGAACACTTAGAATGATAGTCCCTTCTATtgcgaattcagtgactataattcactaacactgacgcgtaccgctaacttagcttgctccacgcagTACgtgtcagtgttagtgggaagagtggggcgggctccgcGGCGCATCTGGACGAGGGACGTAGCGGTAAGGGGACTGGTTcccgcaaaatatggcaaccctggttgggacttcgattgaagaattactgtatacgttttttctgtccgtgaccttgaatgactttgagtaattatagtcactgaattcgtaatgaaagggactatcattgtagatgtttgaaaaagggtggttccatttaagAAAATGAAACTGACCTTGATATCGCTAAAAAaagacataaaaacaaaaatttttttggtgtcGTATAAgccccccattttaccattcaactttgtcctcgagacatttaatgtatctttgataACAACAAAGATATCTGAGGtgaaaacgttaggtgactcaccctgtataatgtcacaatatataacattaaaaaatatagatttGTGATGATATTCAAGCATTATATAGGCCTAGGTTTGCGTAACCTAGTGAAAACTTGAATAAAAGGATAGAAGctaaattacaaatatataatacaatgcagaggtggagcatattttgatacAGAATATGAAGTAAAGCAATATGTTACAATAAAGTGCAAAAGTCATGAAATTGTTATATGAAGAGAGGCAATGATAACTGTTACTTAGCAGAAGGTTTAGAGTAACAGTTATGAAGACTTACTGCTTTAGAGAATGATAGCGATTTACTCGATCCGCAGACCTGAGAATCATATTCATGCCTTGTTGGGGTTGCGAGATCGAATAATTTGTAGACTCGTGCGAAGTACGAGTCTCGGTGATGCAGGAAGTTCTTATACTGGCCCTTGTCACCGGTTTCGATACAGATATTGACGTAACGGAAGTAGCGGTAGttgtgttgttgttgttgttgatatTATGGATCTGTGTCGCTGGTTTAGTAGACTTAACACGACGCGAAGATGGATCACAGGTACTGTTGACCAGCCAACTGTTTCTATAAGTTTTAGTAAAGATAGTGATCCTTTTGTTTACGTAGATAATGTGCTGAGGTTATTCGAACGCGAGCCAAGTTTAATACGTCCACGAGATAGAAACTGAATATGCAGAGAGATGTTAATCAAGACGCGACAAGTTATTCAAGTATTATAGAGAGGAGAAAGCAACAAAGCAGAAAGCAGAAACAAAGAAAAGGAGGCAATAATATGTAAGCAGTTAAAGAACAATTATCTAACAATAAGCAAAACCGATCTGCTCTCACCTCTTAGCGATAGCTGTTGTCGTGGATCTAGGTAGAACCTTCTTGGTCGAATCCTTTTCCTTATTTCTAGTTAACGCATTACTTGTACTCTTCTGACTTCTAGCTTGCAATAACGGTCTTAAATAAGGGCTAAAAATATAGTATGTATCTATGAGTAATTCGTCCTCTCTGTAAAGAACAGatatatacgtacatatatgCATCTAAaaagaataattgaaataatatttactGTGCAACTGTGGAAGGTTTGGTTGTTGTATTAATGTTGTGATTCGTTGGTAAACTCCTTCGTTTCGCTTTAATTAAGTTTAATTTTCCACCCTGAGTTAATGGCATATATATTGTTGTACTAGTCCCAGCAgcggcaacagcagcagcagcagcagcagcaggagTATGATCGTCCAACGTGATCCCATCTACCCGATGCATTATTCCCGAAACATTATCCTGCACCAAGTGAGATTCCTTAAAATTAGACAAGAATACTGTCTTCGGTCTGCCAACTATAGAGTAAATTCCATATTTGTGTACTGGATTCCCATTTTCCGCATCGAGCTGCAAAGGCTCTTTCAATAGAGAGTGGAGGTACGCTTCCTTCctgtaataaaatttcatttttagtaATGGTTTTCATGTACCACTCATGGACCAATTGTATGTACACCCCCgatcaaaagtatgtggacacttgtTCAATCCTCCTCCTGGAAGAAAAATAATCTTCAATGAATTTAATCGAATTTCATGCGATCTGCTTTATACAGTAttggaaaaaattattatttaatatcataatcactagactgcgaatctttatgcaaaataaaaattgtctgcatcgattgcaaaaaatagaaaccaaattgaatgttatttttgAATAGAGGAGAGATCATATAttggcattttcaattttttcaattttccaacaattttgaatttcatctactcaattttcctataaatgcataaagatccgcagtctaataatcacatACTGTTTACTGCATTTCTTTACACGTTTCTCTAGGGATTGGacctaaaatatatgtatatttgattttttatttttattttcctgaACAATGTAAATTTTTTCGAACACTAAAACAAGAACACTTGTACTTCAAGACTATCTGTTTACATCTAGAAAAGGCCATATACCCAATAgatgttttaaaaaaattcttaaaaatcacTTTTTCACTGAAGTTACACAAGCCCCCTTAAAATACATTCCAAAACATTTTCAGTGGTACGCATACTTTACtatttcaaattctattttacccagctctgtTATAGTACACAAATTTCAACGACAGGTGTCCATCAACTTTTGAGCGGGGGTGTACGTGGAAAATTCAAGTATTATACTACTATTCAAGACAGATCCATACTTTTCCAACCATTGTTGTTGGTGTCCGATCACCGAGCCTGGTCTACATATTCTTATCCATGCGATCGTTTCGTGAGCAGTTAAATGATAATGTTTCATGATATAACAGCCTATCAAAGAACCTGTCCTACCAAGTCCTGCCCTACAATGTACAGCAACGGCGCCGCTCGCGTTTTCcgctattttaagaaattgacgCATAATCGAGTCCGTCGGAGTCGAACCGTCCACGAAAAATAGATCTTTATGTTCAAATCCTGCGTCCGTGAAACTCGAAGCATcataaattttcttattaagACGTATTATGGTAGATACGTTGTTGCGTCGGAAATATGTAAAATACGATTCCGGTGAGTGAAGAGGGTATCCTGCAAAGACGTGAAAATATAAGAGTATTCAAGTCAGTATTGTacaagaaaaataatattgtacGTTGGTATACCAAGAACAGTGCAGACACGTACCGTTTTCTATTTTAGATTTAAGATAAGGCCCGcaaaatgcaataaatttaCCAGGAACGATCCAATTCAAATCTCCGTTCTCAACTCTTTCGAAGTACTCGTATTCTTTCAcacgaaaatcttgaaaattaaaaaatcccaGTCTGTGGCACTTGTATATGGCACTTAGACATTCGCTCAACGATATTTGGAAGCACGGCGTACCAACAGAAGCATCGCGAAACATGATAAACGGGCAATTGGGACTGCTAGTTAAACAATTGAACGCATCTTCGGCTGTACGTTTCAAATACAATATCTAAAAAAAAAGTATTGtttcattattatattatataatgtttACTTAAAATGTTCCATGAAACGATCTTACCGCGTAGCTTCCAATAAGGAAAGCGGCGTTCAATCTCTTCTCCGGATCCATGGTTGTGTAATGTataatctttttcttctttaaggTGACCGCCTTCAGCTTTTTATTCACTTTCTGACAGTAATGATACAACATCGCAAGATTCAATGGGCCAAaatcattataaaaattttcataaactAATTCGTCGTCGATACTGAAATAATGTGTGTTTGGAGTACTCTTTGGCTTTATCGTCGTTCtcaatgttataaaatataatcgatctaaaaaaataaggaaAAAAATACACCATATGTCTAAATATGTAGATTTCATCGAACCACCCATAATAATTTGAAACATAATGACTTGTGAAAGAATGATTTCAAACACAGTTTACCTTTTATAAATTCTGTCGTGCATACTAGTATGTCGTTTGTATCCTCCATTTCTTGTTTTGTTCTAACACGGTCTGCTTCTACGAAATCCAATCAAATACGACTGTCATTAATGTAACCAACGAAATAAGGGTCGCAATTCAATTAAGCACGATTAGAGATTACAACAAATATACAAACATATACAgaaggatagagagagagagagagtaaataGTCGTGATGAAAATAAACTAGATTCATCTACCTACACGCAAGCACACGCAAGCGTGTTTACAAGAATCATTTAACCGATATGCGAATTCATAATTAGAACACCATACATGACGATGCTCTATCAAAGAATGCTTACACTTACCTATGCACCTGTGTGACCGTTACAAGATTCAAACTTGGTCAATCAAGAGTCGGCGATGGCCGATCGGTTGTGTCGTCCTACAGCTCTTCCGGTTATATTACacattcaaataatttcatacttTACGTGTATGTCATCGTTTATCTTGTCTTATACTATACGGACTATTTTCAGAAACTATATTTCAATGTTTCGATTTTTACATGTatcataatatatattattatccaCCATACGAGCAAAACGTAGTTTTCGTACGTACTGCCATATTGGTTGATCTTGGAATATTATACTGATCACCATATATAAAGTTGACGTTTCGAGCAAAGAACATTGTAGGATGTAATCGACGTTTCGTTACAATAAGTTCAGACTATTTACAACTATGTATACGTATGTAACGTATgtttgtatgtatatatgtatgtacgtacGTATGTAACAATACGAGTACAAATACCGTGACAATTCTCGCTCAAACTTTATTTGGAACGTTGCAAGTTGCAACGGACTAATTTAGACAACTGGACAACGATTATCCATACATTGAAAAACAGCGCACTCTATGTCACAAAACATCCTTTTTCATATTGTAACCTGTTGTAACTTATCTTTCAAACTTCAAATTTTTcccaaaatttgtattcatataTATAAATAGGTGTTCGATTATGTAAGTTGTATagatatataaatgtataaattatgGATGTATGTTACATGTACTAAAGACTTACAATTAGATCTTAGATCATATATTACTTATAGACccggtatatatgtatatatatagatataggaTATGCATAGGA includes the following:
- the Cdc14 gene encoding cell division cycle protein 14 isoform X2; this translates as MEDTNDILVCTTEFIKDRLYFITLRTTIKPKSTPNTHYFSIDDELVYENFYNDFGPLNLAMLYHYCQKVNKKLKAVTLKKKKIIHYTTMDPEKRLNAAFLIGSYAILYLKRTAEDAFNCLTSSPNCPFIMFRDASVGTPCFQISLSECLSAIYKCHRLGFFNFQDFRVKEYEYFERVENGDLNWIVPGKFIAFCGPYLKSKIENGYPLHSPESYFTYFRRNNVSTIIRLNKKIYDASSFTDAGFEHKDLFFVDGSTPTDSIMRQFLKIAENASGAVAVHCRAGLGRTGSLIGCYIMKHYHLTAHETIAWIRICRPGSVIGHQQQWLEKKEAYLHSLLKEPLQLDAENGNPVHKYGIYSIVGRPKTVFLSNFKESHLVQDNVSGIMHRVDGITLDDHTPAAAAAAAVAAAGTSTTIYMPLTQGGKLNLIKAKRRSLPTNHNINTTTKPSTVAQEDELLIDTYYIFSPYLRPLLQARSQKSTSNALTRNKEKDSTKKVLPRSTTTAIAKSWLVNSTCDPSSRRVKSTKPATQIHNINNNNNTTTATSVTSISVSKPVTRASIRTSCITETRTSHESTNYSISQPQQGMNMILRSADRVNRYHSLKHGVGEDNPVIRASHQRRRSHRLNPIIQ
- the Cdc14 gene encoding cell division cycle protein 14 isoform X9; the encoded protein is MEDTNDILVCTTEFIKDRLYFITLRTTIKPKSTPNTHYFSIDDELVYENFYNDFGPLNLAMLYHYCQKVNKKLKAVTLKKKKIIHYTTMDPEKRLNAAFLIGSYAILYLKRTAEDAFNCLTSSPNCPFIMFRDASVGTPCFQISLSECLSAIYKCHRLGFFNFQDFRVKEYEYFERVENGDLNWIVPGKFIAFCGPYLKSKIENGYPLHSPESYFTYFRRNNVSTIIRLNKKIYDASSFTDAGFEHKDLFFVDGSTPTDSIMRQFLKIAENASGAVAVHCRAGLGRTGSLIGCYIMKHYHLTAHETIAWIRICRPGSVIGHQQQWLEKKEAYLHSLLKEPLQLDAENGNPVHKYGIYSIVGRPKTVFLSNFKESHLVQDNVSGIMHRVDGITLDDHTPAAAAAAAVAAAGTSTTIYMPLTQGGKLNLIKAKRRSLPTNHNINTTTKPSTVAQEDELLIDTYYIFSPYLRPLLQARSQKSTSNALTRNKEKDSTKKVLPRSTTTAIAKSARTSKSYKTAFIR
- the Cdc14 gene encoding cell division cycle protein 14 isoform X6, which codes for MEDTNDILVCTTEFIKDRLYFITLRTTIKPKSTPNTHYFSIDDELVYENFYNDFGPLNLAMLYHYCQKVNKKLKAVTLKKKKIIHYTTMDPEKRLNAAFLIGSYAILYLKRTAEDAFNCLTSSPNCPFIMFRDASVGTPCFQISLSECLSAIYKCHRLGFFNFQDFRVKEYEYFERVENGDLNWIVPGKFIAFCGPYLKSKIENGYPLHSPESYFTYFRRNNVSTIIRLNKKIYDASSFTDAGFEHKDLFFVDGSTPTDSIMRQFLKIAENASGAVAVHCRAGLGRTGSLIGCYIMKHYHLTAHETIAWIRICRPGSVIGHQQQWLEKKEAYLHSLLKEPLQLDAENGNPVHKYGIYSIVGRPKTVFLSNFKESHLVQDNVSGIMHRVDGITLDDHTPAAAAAAAVAAAGTSTTIYMPLTQGGKLNLIKAKRRSLPTNHNINTTTKPSTVAHPYLRPLLQARSQKSTSNALTRNKEKDSTKKVLPRSTTTAIAKRNSWLVNSTCDPSSRRVKSTKPATQIHNINNNNNTTTATSVTSISVSKPVTRASIRTSCITETRTSHESTNYSISQPQQGMNMILRSADRVNRYHSLKHARTSKSYKTAFIR
- the Cdc14 gene encoding cell division cycle protein 14 isoform X11, with translation MEDTNDILVCTTEFIKDRLYFITLRTTIKPKSTPNTHYFSIDDELVYENFYNDFGPLNLAMLYHYCQKVNKKLKAVTLKKKKIIHYTTMDPEKRLNAAFLIGSYAILYLKRTAEDAFNCLTSSPNCPFIMFRDASVGTPCFQISLSECLSAIYKCHRLGFFNFQDFRVKEYEYFERVENGDLNWIVPGKFIAFCGPYLKSKIENGYPLHSPESYFTYFRRNNVSTIIRLNKKIYDASSFTDAGFEHKDLFFVDGSTPTDSIMRQFLKIAENASGAVAVHCRAGLGRTGSLIGCYIMKHYHLTAHETIAWIRICRPGSVIGHQQQWLEKKEAYLHSLLKEPLQLDAENGNPVHKYGIYSIVGRPKTVFLSNFKESHLVQDNVSGIMHRVDGITLDDHTPAAAAAAAVAAAGTSTTIYMPLTQGGKLNLIKAKRRSLPTNHNINTTTKPSTVAHPYLRPLLQARSQKSTSNALTRNKEKDSTKKVLPRSTTTAIAKSARTSKSYKTAFIR
- the Cdc14 gene encoding cell division cycle protein 14 isoform X10, with the translated sequence MEDTNDILVCTTEFIKDRLYFITLRTTIKPKSTPNTHYFSIDDELVYENFYNDFGPLNLAMLYHYCQKVNKKLKAVTLKKKKIIHYTTMDPEKRLNAAFLIGSYAILYLKRTAEDAFNCLTSSPNCPFIMFRDASVGTPCFQISLSECLSAIYKCHRLGFFNFQDFRVKEYEYFERVENGDLNWIVPGKFIAFCGPYLKSKIENGYPLHSPESYFTYFRRNNVSTIIRLNKKIYDASSFTDAGFEHKDLFFVDGSTPTDSIMRQFLKIAENASGAVAVHCRAGLGRTGSLIGCYIMKHYHLTAHETIAWIRICRPGSVIGHQQQWLEKKEAYLHSLLKEPLQLDAENGNPVHKYGIYSIVGRPKTVFLSNFKESHLVQDNVSGIMHRVDGITLDDHTPAAAAAAAVAAAGTSTTIYMPLTQGGKLNLIKAKRRSLPTNHNINTTTKPSTVAQEDELLIDTYYIFSPYLRPLLQARSQKSTSNALTRNKEKDSTKKVLPRSTTTAIAKRLDYCPGLSAV